The Verrucomicrobium spinosum DSM 4136 = JCM 18804 genome includes a region encoding these proteins:
- a CDS encoding rod shape-determining protein produces MSFFRSLFGFASSDIGIDLGTANTLVYVKDHGIVLREPSVVAVKAGTNEVVAVGDDAKRMLGRTPGNIVAIRPLKDGVIADFKVTEAMLRHFILKVHNRRSFVRPRVVVAVPSGITEVEKRAVKESAEQAGAREVYLIEEPMAAAIGVGLPVQEAAGNMIVDIGGGTTEVAIISLSGIVYSRSVRVAGDELDEAVINYMKRAYNLMIGERTAEEIKLRIGSAYPLGKETTMEVKGRDMVAGLPKTITITSQEVREAMLEPLNTIIDAVRTTLERCPPELSADLVDRGIMLAGGGALLRGLDKLLQEETALPVHVADDPLSAVAEGAGRVLSEIEFLRKVSTNE; encoded by the coding sequence ATGTCGTTTTTCAGAAGCTTATTCGGATTTGCATCCAGTGACATTGGCATCGACCTCGGCACCGCCAACACCCTTGTGTATGTGAAGGATCACGGCATTGTCCTACGTGAGCCTTCCGTGGTGGCAGTGAAAGCGGGCACCAACGAAGTGGTGGCCGTGGGAGATGATGCCAAGCGCATGCTGGGGCGCACTCCCGGGAATATCGTAGCCATTCGTCCGCTCAAGGATGGCGTTATTGCCGATTTCAAGGTGACGGAGGCCATGCTTCGTCACTTCATTTTGAAGGTTCACAATCGCCGCAGCTTCGTGCGTCCGCGTGTGGTGGTGGCGGTTCCGTCGGGCATCACTGAGGTGGAGAAGCGTGCCGTCAAGGAGAGTGCTGAGCAGGCTGGCGCTCGTGAGGTCTATCTGATCGAAGAACCGATGGCGGCTGCTATCGGCGTGGGCCTGCCCGTGCAAGAAGCGGCTGGGAACATGATTGTGGACATCGGTGGGGGCACCACCGAGGTGGCGATCATCTCGCTGAGCGGCATCGTGTACAGCCGCAGCGTCCGTGTGGCAGGTGACGAGCTGGATGAAGCCGTGATCAACTATATGAAGCGTGCGTACAACCTCATGATCGGTGAGCGCACGGCGGAGGAGATCAAACTTCGTATTGGCTCGGCCTACCCACTGGGCAAGGAGACGACGATGGAGGTAAAGGGCCGTGACATGGTGGCGGGTCTGCCAAAGACGATCACCATCACGAGCCAGGAAGTTCGCGAGGCCATGCTGGAGCCGCTGAACACGATCATTGATGCAGTGCGCACCACGCTGGAGCGCTGCCCCCCTGAACTCTCCGCCGACTTGGTGGACCGCGGCATCATGCTGGCGGGTGGCGGCGCGTTGTTGCGCGGCCTCGACAAGCTTCTACAGGAGGAGACGGCTCTGCCGGTTCACGTGGCCGACGATCCCCTCAGCGCTGTGGCGGAAGGTGCAGGCCGGGTGCTGAGCGAGATTGAGTTTCTCCGCAAAGTCAGCACCAACGAATAG
- a CDS encoding ABC transporter ATP-binding protein, whose protein sequence is MNASPLAPPPDYRTQDPAVADRFKRLYQRPVILTVDNLRKDFGSNGSTRTVFDNLSFNIHRREFITVIGPSGCGKSTFIRIAAGLDDASGGQILLDGQPVSGPGPDRGMVFQGYTLFPWLSVKRNVMFGLEMRGKDKSTAENEAGLWLDMVGLSKFENSYPHELSGGMKQRVAIARALANEPRVLIMDEPFGALDAQTRAQMQSYLLQIWRKVDVTILFITHDLDEACYLSDRILVLGANPGRVVEFIENPVPRPRSPAQCTSSEFQALKYRLEELIHPPIEIEEQQLPMVRLTEAGDDVE, encoded by the coding sequence ATGAACGCCTCCCCTTTGGCACCTCCTCCTGACTACCGCACTCAGGATCCAGCAGTGGCAGATCGCTTCAAGCGGCTCTACCAGCGGCCGGTCATCCTGACGGTGGACAACCTGCGCAAGGACTTCGGGTCCAACGGCAGCACCCGCACGGTGTTCGACAACCTCAGCTTCAACATTCATCGGCGGGAGTTCATCACCGTCATTGGCCCCTCAGGATGCGGGAAGTCCACCTTCATCCGTATCGCCGCCGGCCTGGACGATGCCTCCGGGGGGCAGATCCTTCTGGATGGTCAACCCGTCTCCGGCCCCGGCCCAGATCGCGGCATGGTCTTCCAAGGGTACACCCTGTTCCCCTGGCTCTCGGTGAAGCGGAACGTCATGTTCGGGCTGGAGATGCGGGGCAAGGACAAATCCACGGCCGAGAACGAGGCGGGTCTGTGGCTCGACATGGTGGGGTTGTCCAAGTTTGAGAACTCGTATCCTCATGAGCTGTCCGGAGGCATGAAGCAACGGGTGGCCATCGCCCGCGCCCTGGCAAACGAACCCCGCGTCCTGATTATGGACGAGCCGTTCGGCGCCCTGGACGCCCAGACCCGGGCTCAGATGCAGAGCTACCTGCTCCAAATCTGGCGCAAGGTGGACGTCACCATCCTGTTCATCACCCACGATCTGGACGAGGCCTGCTACCTGTCCGACCGCATCCTCGTCCTCGGTGCCAATCCAGGCCGTGTTGTGGAGTTTATCGAGAACCCCGTCCCTCGCCCTCGCAGCCCGGCGCAATGCACTTCTTCAGAATTTCAGGCACTCAAGTACCGGCTTGAAGAGTTGATCCATCCTCCTATCGAGATCGAGGAACAGCAGCTCCCCATGGTCCGTCTCACCGAAGCGGGCGATGATGTGGAATAG
- the recF gene encoding DNA replication/repair protein RecF (All proteins in this family for which functions are known are DNA-binding proteins that assist the filamentation of RecA onto DNA for the initiation of recombination or recombinational repair.), producing MLLEWMQVRDFRCFTEARLALHPETTLLVGKNGQGKTSLLEAACVLMRLQSPRTSTRSDLIRFGAQTCVTEGVVGGRKLRVAQSPTARRVAVNDSVCPRAGDYLIQSARVVWMDHSDMNLARGGAEHRRRYLDFAAAQLFPEYLNALKSYERALRSRNFLLKRDAVISWRQVDAYGRILAEHGAAIRRCRDELVQRVQEPVTEAHLGLSAGVEPGAVAYVPGYPGEDLEAALMEVRDSEARLRTTQVGVHRDDLALTIHGRPAGAFASEGQQRTLCLALKLAQARVLEEAQGEPPLLLIDDIFGELDKTRRQALLAYLPAHGQKIITTTFTDWASETGVGGMVYEVQDGRLKEGGI from the coding sequence ATGTTGCTGGAGTGGATGCAGGTGCGGGATTTTCGTTGCTTTACAGAAGCGCGTCTCGCGCTGCATCCTGAGACTACCCTGCTGGTTGGAAAAAACGGGCAGGGCAAGACATCATTGCTGGAGGCGGCGTGCGTGCTGATGCGTTTGCAATCACCCCGAACTTCCACGCGCTCGGACCTGATCCGATTTGGTGCCCAGACTTGCGTGACCGAGGGGGTGGTAGGGGGGCGGAAGCTGAGAGTGGCCCAGAGCCCGACCGCGCGTCGGGTGGCGGTGAATGACTCCGTCTGCCCTCGGGCTGGGGACTACCTGATTCAGTCCGCCCGGGTGGTGTGGATGGATCACTCTGATATGAATCTTGCCCGCGGCGGGGCAGAGCACCGCCGACGGTACCTCGACTTTGCCGCAGCCCAGCTTTTCCCGGAATACTTGAATGCTCTCAAGAGCTACGAGCGGGCGCTCCGCAGCCGGAATTTTCTCTTGAAGCGGGACGCGGTCATTTCTTGGCGACAGGTGGATGCCTACGGTCGCATCCTGGCCGAGCATGGTGCTGCGATCCGTCGGTGCCGGGATGAACTGGTCCAAAGGGTCCAAGAGCCAGTCACTGAGGCTCACTTGGGCCTCAGCGCTGGCGTGGAGCCTGGGGCGGTGGCTTACGTGCCAGGTTACCCCGGGGAGGATCTAGAGGCTGCCCTCATGGAAGTGCGGGACAGTGAAGCCCGGCTCCGGACCACTCAGGTAGGGGTGCATAGGGATGATCTGGCGCTGACCATTCACGGCCGGCCAGCAGGCGCTTTTGCCTCCGAGGGGCAGCAACGCACGCTCTGCCTGGCTTTGAAGCTGGCCCAGGCCAGAGTGCTGGAGGAGGCGCAGGGGGAACCCCCTCTGCTATTGATCGACGATATTTTTGGCGAGCTGGACAAAACCAGGCGTCAAGCCCTCCTGGCTTACCTGCCGGCGCACGGCCAAAAAATCATCACCACCACCTTCACAGATTGGGCCAGTGAGACTGGCGTAGGCGGAATGGTCTATGAGGTTCAGGATGGACGGCTAAAAGAGGGTGGAATATGA
- a CDS encoding ABC transporter substrate-binding protein: MKIKILSLLAALGCALQLQAEPLKVAYSDWPGWTVLEVAKQKGWFKEAGVDVELLWFEYLPSLDAFAAGKVDAVLAVHTDALVTGANGAKSKIIAATDYSNGNDKIIGKPGIKSIKDLKGKKVGLELTLVEHLLLLKALEMNGLKQSDVELVNAATNDTPQTLASGQVDAIGAWYPIAGQALTQVANSTPLFTSADAPGLIYDVVAVNPVSLNDRKDDWGKFLKVYFRCIDYILDPKTEDDAVKIMAAKVGADPVEYKKNIPGTKFLTLKEAKAVMKKGDGLGSLYGSLTIGDKFNVDNKVYKESQKPASYVAPSLLQSLE; the protein is encoded by the coding sequence ATGAAGATCAAGATCCTCTCTCTTCTCGCTGCCCTGGGCTGCGCGCTCCAGCTCCAGGCCGAGCCGCTCAAGGTGGCCTACTCTGACTGGCCGGGCTGGACCGTGCTGGAGGTCGCCAAACAAAAGGGCTGGTTCAAAGAGGCCGGGGTGGATGTGGAATTGCTCTGGTTCGAATACCTGCCTTCCTTGGATGCCTTTGCTGCGGGCAAGGTGGACGCCGTCCTGGCCGTGCATACCGACGCCCTGGTCACTGGTGCTAACGGAGCGAAAAGCAAGATCATCGCCGCGACAGACTACAGCAACGGCAACGACAAGATCATCGGCAAACCAGGCATCAAGTCCATCAAGGATCTCAAAGGCAAGAAGGTGGGCCTGGAGCTGACCCTCGTGGAACACCTCCTACTGTTGAAAGCGCTGGAGATGAATGGGCTCAAACAAAGCGATGTGGAGCTCGTCAATGCTGCCACCAACGACACTCCCCAGACCCTGGCCTCTGGTCAGGTGGACGCCATTGGAGCTTGGTACCCCATCGCTGGACAAGCCCTCACCCAAGTGGCGAACTCCACGCCGCTGTTTACCAGTGCAGACGCCCCTGGTCTCATCTATGACGTGGTCGCGGTCAATCCCGTCAGCTTGAATGATCGCAAGGACGACTGGGGCAAGTTCCTCAAGGTGTACTTTCGCTGCATCGACTACATCCTCGATCCCAAAACCGAGGATGATGCCGTGAAAATCATGGCTGCCAAAGTCGGTGCCGACCCCGTCGAATATAAGAAGAACATTCCCGGCACGAAGTTCCTCACTCTGAAGGAAGCCAAGGCGGTCATGAAGAAGGGAGACGGCCTGGGCTCCCTCTACGGGTCACTCACGATCGGTGACAAGTTCAATGTGGACAACAAGGTTTACAAAGAGTCGCAGAAGCCAGCTTCCTACGTCGCCCCCAGCCTCCTGCAGAGTCTGGAGTAA
- a CDS encoding LamG domain-containing protein has protein sequence MHFFSIPRLIPAAASTLAAAALLAASRPCAASTLIYFQFNGTDGAAASAITDSSTYGLNGTASASGSGQAPKYSSQTVGPVITNGIGGEILNASNTSSLKFDNTGTVTSGDGGRITVQDPIGNDSLLEPSSFTVEAFIKVQDSIQYPTLVSKSRVDGGGSSWLVDTNSNNTLRVRTDHQAIGIATSPAPPGFNQSISSTQNIADGNWHHYAVTYDATGKRFTIYLDYVSIGTGTLSGGEPDLVYDDNPLLIGQGGGGRAFDGWMDEFRFTDSVLTSDQFLRAVPEPSRALLLTLAVTLMLTRRRRPRS, from the coding sequence ATGCACTTTTTTTCCATCCCCCGACTGATTCCTGCCGCGGCCAGCACTCTGGCAGCAGCAGCGCTTCTGGCCGCATCGCGGCCCTGTGCGGCCTCTACACTGATTTATTTTCAGTTTAACGGCACCGATGGAGCGGCTGCTTCCGCAATCACAGACTCCTCCACCTACGGTCTGAACGGCACCGCCAGCGCCTCAGGCTCCGGCCAGGCACCCAAGTACAGCTCCCAGACTGTCGGCCCGGTTATTACCAATGGCATAGGCGGAGAGATCCTCAACGCCAGCAATACCTCGTCGCTGAAGTTTGACAACACGGGGACGGTGACCAGTGGCGATGGCGGACGAATCACCGTTCAGGATCCCATCGGCAATGATTCACTCCTCGAACCCAGCAGCTTCACCGTCGAGGCCTTCATCAAAGTTCAAGATTCCATTCAATACCCCACTCTCGTTTCCAAAAGCAGGGTGGACGGGGGTGGCTCAAGCTGGCTCGTGGATACGAACAGCAACAACACTCTGCGAGTGCGCACCGATCACCAGGCGATAGGAATCGCGACCAGCCCCGCTCCTCCCGGGTTTAACCAGTCCATCAGCAGCACTCAAAACATAGCGGATGGAAACTGGCATCATTATGCCGTCACTTATGACGCCACCGGGAAGAGGTTTACCATCTATCTGGACTACGTCTCGATCGGCACTGGTACGCTCAGTGGCGGTGAGCCCGATCTCGTTTACGACGACAATCCGCTGCTTATCGGTCAAGGAGGCGGAGGCCGCGCTTTTGACGGTTGGATGGATGAATTTCGCTTCACGGATTCTGTTCTCACCAGCGACCAGTTCTTGAGAGCCGTCCCTGAACCCAGTCGGGCACTGCTTCTGACGCTCGCCGTCACCTTGATGTTGACGCGTCGTCGCCGTCCGCGTTCTTGA
- a CDS encoding exosortase system-associated protein, TIGR04073 family — MKNRITLMLVGALTLGSLAFADIQAPPGAKWNWSRKLSRSLANLAYGVTEYPTTWSKVERQDGVNAAATSMVVEGTSRTLVRVGYGLFELVTFPFPAYKGGYKPPYNKDERFDTWYGYEEFPPQLGFTSQARYSRTQSN; from the coding sequence ATGAAAAATCGTATCACCCTCATGCTTGTCGGTGCCCTCACCTTGGGCAGCCTCGCTTTCGCGGACATTCAGGCTCCTCCCGGGGCTAAATGGAACTGGAGCCGCAAGCTCTCCCGCTCACTGGCGAACTTGGCTTATGGCGTGACGGAGTATCCCACGACCTGGAGCAAGGTGGAGCGTCAGGACGGCGTCAATGCTGCCGCCACCTCCATGGTGGTTGAAGGCACCTCCCGCACCTTGGTGCGCGTGGGCTATGGCCTCTTCGAACTGGTCACCTTCCCCTTCCCGGCCTACAAAGGCGGCTACAAGCCCCCTTACAACAAGGACGAGCGTTTCGACACATGGTACGGCTATGAGGAATTCCCCCCTCAGCTCGGCTTCACCTCCCAAGCCCGCTACAGCCGCACGCAGAGCAACTAA
- a CDS encoding ABC transporter permease, with protein MALSSPPPKRDSDFLGLKKELPPRRNWLLGAASFLLPLVLWAIVSYVPWLWHPLVHVIDAGEVEMFSEGMDLPRADFDRANAQAVAEGLAPGSGTRVNPVYLPAPHEVARAFYTAFTTPPRLPGEPWLHQSLWHSIKVIASGFLLSSLVGVPLGILCGSFRFFSRLHEPFIEFFRYLPAPAFGALCVAMLGIHDAPKVAIIFIGTFFQQVLVIANTVRKVDPGLIEAAQTLGASRRKLVTRVIIPSSIPEIFTDMRILLGWAWTYLIVAEIIGATSGLTWFINQQARYRNFDNVYAAICLIGFIGLGTDILLAKLGTMIFPWRRRNRGPSFLGSLISRLIKPLKKSIHTAGSTASAPAPPSKTSPAASDIPPSA; from the coding sequence ATGGCTCTATCCTCACCTCCCCCCAAGCGCGATTCGGACTTTCTCGGCCTCAAAAAGGAACTCCCGCCCCGGCGGAACTGGCTGCTCGGCGCAGCGTCGTTTCTCCTCCCCCTCGTGCTTTGGGCAATCGTCTCCTACGTCCCTTGGCTGTGGCACCCTCTGGTGCATGTCATTGATGCGGGCGAGGTGGAGATGTTTTCTGAAGGGATGGACCTGCCCAGGGCTGACTTTGACCGCGCCAACGCGCAGGCCGTTGCCGAGGGCCTGGCACCTGGTTCGGGAACTCGCGTCAATCCCGTTTACCTGCCCGCTCCTCACGAGGTGGCCCGGGCCTTTTACACAGCCTTCACCACCCCTCCTCGTCTTCCAGGCGAGCCCTGGCTTCACCAGAGCCTCTGGCACAGCATCAAGGTCATTGCCTCTGGCTTTTTGCTTTCTTCACTCGTCGGGGTCCCACTTGGCATCCTCTGCGGCTCCTTCCGCTTCTTCTCCCGTCTCCACGAGCCCTTCATTGAGTTCTTCCGCTATCTCCCCGCACCCGCATTTGGCGCGCTCTGTGTGGCCATGCTCGGCATCCATGATGCGCCCAAGGTGGCGATCATCTTTATCGGCACCTTTTTCCAACAGGTCCTCGTCATTGCGAACACGGTGAGGAAGGTGGATCCCGGTCTGATCGAGGCGGCTCAAACCCTGGGTGCCTCCCGGAGGAAACTGGTCACCCGGGTGATCATTCCCTCCAGCATCCCGGAGATTTTTACGGACATGCGGATCCTTCTTGGTTGGGCATGGACCTACCTCATCGTCGCCGAAATCATCGGAGCCACCTCCGGGCTCACCTGGTTCATCAACCAGCAGGCGCGCTATCGGAATTTCGACAACGTGTACGCCGCCATCTGCCTGATCGGCTTCATCGGCCTGGGTACGGACATCCTCCTGGCCAAGCTCGGCACCATGATCTTCCCCTGGCGGCGGCGCAATCGCGGCCCCTCCTTCTTGGGAAGCCTAATCTCCCGTCTCATCAAACCGCTGAAAAAATCGATCCATACCGCGGGCTCCACTGCTTCAGCACCCGCGCCGCCGTCCAAAACTTCCCCGGCTGCTTCTGACATTCCGCCATCCGCATGA
- the hisS gene encoding histidine--tRNA ligase, giving the protein MSGFKTVKGFRDFFPEDCALRNSIFKRWRSVASRHGFVEYEGPTLESTDLLKKKSGDEITQQLFCFTTKGEEEVSMRPEVTPTLARMAAARQRDFPKPLKWFQIGPCYRYERQQRGRLREFYQFNVDILGEASPAADAELVALAIESLRSFALEPGDFIIRLSDRRLWTEFQSTYELNETQSGEFLQIIDKMERTPAEVTNTKLEALGMSLEKVQAFISSISADHPIFAELRENLEARDLWQYVKIDPGIVRGLAYYTGTVFEAFDVKHGLRAIAGGGRYDNLVGHLSDGAVQMSACGFAMGDVVLGELIKATPAAQQQMKRDMDQSVSVDVYVLLADETRRREALQTVTQLRTAGWRVDYSLTPQKVNKQFQAAENSKARFAAIIGGEYPIVVLKNLATRDQMEIPAANLAQKIGEQMSNPVYNHLLA; this is encoded by the coding sequence ATGTCTGGCTTCAAGACCGTCAAAGGCTTCCGCGATTTCTTCCCTGAAGACTGCGCTCTGCGCAACTCCATCTTCAAACGCTGGCGCAGTGTCGCCTCACGTCACGGGTTCGTGGAATATGAGGGCCCCACTCTGGAGAGCACCGATCTTCTGAAGAAGAAGAGCGGGGACGAGATCACCCAGCAGCTTTTTTGCTTCACGACCAAGGGCGAGGAGGAAGTCTCCATGCGTCCTGAAGTCACGCCTACCCTGGCTCGTATGGCAGCAGCCCGTCAGCGTGATTTCCCCAAGCCCCTCAAGTGGTTTCAGATCGGTCCCTGCTACCGCTATGAGCGACAGCAGCGGGGCCGTCTGCGGGAGTTCTACCAGTTCAACGTGGACATCCTTGGTGAGGCCTCCCCTGCAGCCGATGCGGAGCTGGTCGCCCTGGCCATTGAGAGCCTTCGCTCCTTTGCGCTGGAGCCGGGTGATTTCATCATCCGCCTCAGTGACCGCCGTCTCTGGACCGAGTTCCAGTCCACCTATGAGCTGAACGAAACACAGAGCGGTGAGTTCCTCCAGATCATCGACAAGATGGAGCGCACGCCCGCAGAAGTCACCAATACCAAGCTTGAGGCACTGGGAATGAGCCTTGAGAAGGTTCAAGCCTTTATCAGCAGCATCAGCGCGGACCATCCCATATTTGCAGAGCTTCGGGAGAATCTCGAAGCCCGTGATCTCTGGCAGTATGTCAAGATCGATCCCGGCATTGTGCGCGGCCTCGCGTACTATACCGGCACGGTCTTCGAAGCCTTCGACGTCAAACACGGTCTGCGGGCCATCGCGGGCGGTGGTCGCTACGACAACCTCGTGGGCCACCTCAGCGATGGGGCAGTTCAGATGTCTGCCTGCGGCTTTGCCATGGGAGATGTCGTTCTAGGCGAGCTGATCAAAGCCACCCCGGCAGCCCAGCAGCAGATGAAGCGGGACATGGACCAGTCCGTATCCGTGGATGTCTATGTCTTGTTGGCGGATGAAACCCGACGCCGCGAGGCCCTCCAGACCGTCACCCAGCTCCGCACCGCGGGCTGGCGTGTGGACTACAGCCTCACTCCGCAGAAGGTGAACAAGCAGTTTCAAGCAGCAGAGAATTCCAAGGCCCGCTTTGCCGCCATCATCGGTGGGGAATACCCCATCGTGGTGCTGAAGAATCTGGCCACCCGTGACCAGATGGAGATTCCAGCCGCCAACCTTGCCCAGAAGATCGGGGAGCAAATGAGCAACCCGGTGTACAACCATCTGCTGGCCTAG